In Fluviicola taffensis DSM 16823, the following are encoded in one genomic region:
- a CDS encoding alginate O-acetyltransferase AlgX-related protein, with the protein MSEQRTYKRLKQVLFFGIIGALFMPMVQHKFRFTAEKPLIGSYVLSEKPKITLENWFSGKYQQAQDTYITEHAGYRPGWVRLYNQWNYSLFNETNASGVIVGKENYLYEEGYIKAYYGIDFIGDEKIKQITQQLKFVQDTLKKKGIDFVVVFAPGKGSYYPEYIPDYYKHVGIGKTNYEAFNNCFKQQAINYIDMHSWFKSMKKTTKYPLFSKTGIHWSAYGQYFAVDSLTKYISSIRNYQIPYFVLDTIVESTKPILGDDDIGLGMNLFFQIPDIKLAYPKFHTNRKPKKDDPKILVIGDSFYWSLFNSHVSADLFNNGEFWYYNEQVYSASYSKEVLVKNQNLKQKLLENQVVVLLLTDSNLHRFGFGFVEQAYNSYSKKK; encoded by the coding sequence ATGAGTGAACAACGAACATATAAACGATTGAAGCAAGTATTGTTTTTCGGAATCATTGGAGCTTTGTTTATGCCAATGGTTCAACATAAATTTCGATTCACTGCCGAAAAGCCATTGATTGGATCTTACGTCTTATCGGAAAAGCCGAAAATCACTCTTGAAAATTGGTTCTCGGGAAAATATCAACAAGCACAAGATACTTATATTACGGAACACGCAGGATATAGACCAGGTTGGGTTCGTTTGTATAATCAATGGAATTACTCGCTTTTCAATGAAACAAATGCTTCGGGAGTTATTGTGGGGAAAGAAAACTACCTCTATGAAGAAGGGTATATTAAAGCGTATTATGGAATCGATTTCATTGGAGATGAAAAAATCAAACAAATCACTCAGCAATTAAAGTTTGTTCAAGACACGCTGAAGAAGAAAGGGATTGATTTTGTAGTTGTTTTTGCCCCAGGAAAAGGGAGTTATTATCCAGAATACATTCCCGATTATTACAAACATGTTGGGATTGGCAAAACTAATTATGAAGCGTTTAACAATTGTTTTAAACAACAAGCAATTAATTACATTGATATGCATAGTTGGTTTAAGTCGATGAAGAAAACCACTAAATATCCATTGTTTTCAAAAACAGGAATCCACTGGAGTGCCTATGGTCAGTACTTTGCTGTTGATTCACTAACAAAGTATATTTCATCTATTCGCAATTATCAAATTCCCTATTTTGTTCTTGATACAATTGTCGAATCAACTAAACCGATTCTTGGAGATGATGATATTGGACTTGGAATGAATTTATTTTTTCAAATTCCAGATATAAAATTGGCTTATCCAAAATTTCATACCAATAGAAAACCAAAGAAGGATGATCCAAAAATATTGGTAATTGGGGATAGTTTTTATTGGAGTTTGTTTAACTCGCATGTTTCTGCGGATTTATTCAATAACGGAGAGTTTTGGTACTACAATGAACAAGTTTATTCAGCCTCTTATAGCAAGGAAGTTCTGGTGAAAAACCAGAATTTGAAGCAGAAGTTATTAGAAAATCAGGTGGTCGTTCTACTGTTAACTGATTCAAACTTACATAGGTTCGGATTCGGATTTGTAGAACAAGCCTACAACAGTTATTCCAAAAAAAAATAA
- a CDS encoding MBOAT family O-acyltransferase, with protein MKTKYLKRVVFSSTLFLFYFLPFFLLVYHVVPKSLKNWVIFFFSILFYTWGAPVFIFILLGTSFLDFLLVRIIHRTHQVRKKKVLLIISVTINLGLLAYFKYSNFFIENANALLNGFGFKEVSWATVIMPIGISFFTFESITYTVDVYRGKHAPLRSLKDYFVYLLAFPKLIAGPIVRFQEIADEVTERTENIDEKLIGFFRFCIGLAKKVLIANMMAKQVQAVFWSDFNQLDATTAWIGMFAYTMQIYFDFSGYSDMAIGLGKMIGFHFPENFNSPYSSKSITEFWRRWHMTLGNFMRDYLYIPLGGNRVSSKARLYFNLGLVFILSGFWHGASWNFIIWGAYHGLFLILDRIFLAKLLGRLGAFVAIPFTFLVVMVGWIIFCIEDLNGMGIYLQKLIDFDSVCLVNVFPSFWPIAILAIFFSFIYAFPIGKKMQDFVFARNTYSLTGYFGFLFLSLVLFALSVSSIVSSGFNPFIYFRF; from the coding sequence TTGAAAACCAAATATCTCAAACGAGTGGTTTTTAGTAGTACGCTTTTTCTTTTTTACTTCCTGCCATTCTTTTTACTGGTTTATCATGTGGTTCCGAAATCATTAAAAAACTGGGTCATTTTCTTTTTTAGTATTCTTTTCTACACGTGGGGAGCTCCTGTTTTTATTTTTATCCTCTTAGGAACTTCGTTTTTAGATTTTTTATTGGTTCGAATAATTCACCGAACGCATCAAGTCAGGAAAAAGAAAGTGCTCTTGATAATTTCTGTAACTATCAATCTAGGTCTTTTAGCCTATTTTAAATATTCAAACTTTTTCATTGAAAATGCAAATGCGTTGTTAAATGGATTTGGCTTTAAGGAAGTGAGTTGGGCGACGGTTATTATGCCTATAGGAATTTCATTCTTCACCTTTGAGTCTATTACTTATACTGTTGATGTTTATAGAGGTAAGCATGCTCCACTACGCAGTTTGAAAGACTATTTTGTCTATTTATTGGCGTTTCCAAAGTTGATTGCTGGACCAATTGTTCGTTTTCAAGAAATAGCAGATGAGGTAACAGAACGTACAGAGAATATCGATGAAAAACTCATTGGATTTTTCCGTTTTTGCATTGGTTTAGCAAAGAAAGTATTGATTGCTAACATGATGGCAAAACAAGTTCAGGCTGTTTTCTGGAGCGACTTTAATCAATTAGATGCTACAACAGCTTGGATCGGAATGTTTGCTTATACGATGCAGATTTATTTCGATTTTTCGGGATATTCAGACATGGCAATTGGACTGGGTAAAATGATCGGCTTCCATTTTCCAGAGAATTTCAATAGTCCATACAGTTCTAAGAGTATTACCGAATTTTGGAGACGTTGGCACATGACATTAGGAAATTTCATGCGGGATTACCTGTATATTCCACTTGGAGGAAATCGGGTTTCATCTAAAGCACGGTTGTATTTTAATTTGGGACTAGTCTTTATTTTATCCGGATTTTGGCATGGCGCCTCTTGGAATTTTATTATTTGGGGTGCTTACCATGGTCTTTTCTTGATTTTGGATCGCATTTTTTTAGCAAAGTTATTGGGGCGTTTGGGAGCGTTTGTTGCAATTCCATTTACGTTTTTAGTGGTTATGGTTGGCTGGATTATCTTCTGTATAGAAGATTTAAACGGAATGGGGATTTATTTACAAAAGCTGATTGATTTTGACTCTGTTTGTTTGGTGAATGTATTTCCTTCTTTCTGGCCCATTGCTATTTTGGCCATATTCTTTTCTTTTATATACGCTTTCCCAATTGGGAAGAAAATGCAAGATTTTGTATTTGCTAGAAACACCTATTCTCTGACAGGATATTTTGGATTTCTATTCCTTTCGCTTGTTTTGTTTGCATTGAGTGTTAGTTCTATTGTTTCTTCTGGGTTTAATCCATTTATTTATTTTCGATTTTAG
- a CDS encoding S41 family peptidase — MSINLRKTALFVLICACAISCGVNNKSQVDSSPNRKESVVEKLKELDYSPVEERISLYYKLKKEHSNTYDFRNELELTLYGYSLLWSGKTNESIAIFQLLSGEFPTSSNAYDCLGDAYLANSDSTLAMKNYKISLEMDPENFHAEDQILLIQFPDSIYPTSQEKFSQKFLVEEYKADLDELGQLLLKIHPNALKFISKEAFLKVVEAKKALINDQTTYGEFTWHCSEIVASVQCSHTSGGFYYENEMLPSDFRFPLQTHLIGGHLVVVDPLSNTGKVKVKDEIIRINGVSVSNLVSSIYPHISAQGLIQTTKRHVFNWWSTGMIAYALGLPEKYTVTLNGSDETIELDPIKSFTAPYDDPLHQCRGLCLEVRKDKTALLTIESFNYYPWNNLNFFEHFMDSTFKEISQKDIHDLIIDVRFNFGGSSESSIYLLRYLAKKPFVYYSRSEFEGKTQPLYGENEIQPFKNRYKGQLWFLIDGVGNSTTGHFMSLVKTWKLGTIVGEELGSNQFCSAGQKIRRLKNTKMLVFIADNTHESTATTLPDETGILPDYQISQSMEDYFERRDVVKEYALELIRKK; from the coding sequence ATGTCAATAAACCTACGAAAAACCGCTTTATTTGTTTTGATTTGCGCTTGTGCGATCTCTTGCGGAGTAAATAACAAGAGTCAAGTAGATTCTTCTCCAAACAGAAAAGAATCGGTTGTGGAAAAGCTAAAAGAGCTGGATTATTCACCTGTTGAAGAGCGAATTTCCCTTTATTACAAACTCAAAAAAGAACATTCCAATACCTACGATTTTCGGAATGAACTCGAATTGACCTTATATGGTTATTCTTTGCTTTGGTCTGGGAAAACAAATGAATCCATTGCTATATTTCAATTGCTTAGTGGAGAATTTCCGACTTCTTCCAATGCTTATGATTGCCTAGGTGATGCGTATCTGGCAAATAGCGACAGCACTCTTGCAATGAAGAATTACAAAATTTCTCTGGAAATGGATCCCGAGAATTTCCACGCGGAAGATCAAATCTTATTGATCCAGTTTCCAGACAGCATTTACCCGACTTCACAGGAAAAGTTCTCTCAAAAATTCTTGGTAGAAGAGTATAAAGCTGATTTGGATGAACTGGGTCAGCTGTTATTGAAAATCCATCCCAATGCCCTCAAGTTTATTTCGAAAGAAGCGTTCCTTAAGGTTGTTGAAGCAAAAAAAGCATTGATTAACGATCAAACTACTTATGGTGAATTCACCTGGCATTGCAGTGAAATTGTTGCCAGCGTTCAATGTTCACATACTTCAGGCGGATTTTACTATGAGAACGAAATGTTGCCTTCTGATTTCCGGTTTCCATTGCAAACACATTTGATTGGAGGACATTTGGTTGTCGTTGATCCGCTCAGCAATACAGGGAAAGTTAAAGTAAAAGATGAGATCATACGCATCAACGGAGTTTCTGTTTCAAATCTGGTTAGCTCGATTTATCCACATATTTCTGCGCAAGGATTGATCCAAACCACCAAACGGCATGTATTTAATTGGTGGTCAACTGGAATGATAGCTTATGCGCTGGGACTTCCGGAAAAGTATACAGTTACTCTTAATGGAAGTGATGAAACAATCGAATTGGATCCGATCAAATCGTTTACAGCGCCGTATGATGATCCACTACACCAATGCAGAGGCCTTTGTCTGGAAGTTCGCAAAGACAAAACTGCTTTACTTACCATCGAATCATTTAATTATTATCCCTGGAATAATCTCAATTTTTTCGAACATTTTATGGACAGCACGTTTAAAGAGATCAGTCAAAAAGATATTCATGACCTGATTATCGATGTGCGCTTCAACTTCGGAGGATCTTCGGAATCGAGTATTTATTTGTTGAGATACCTGGCTAAAAAGCCGTTTGTCTACTATTCCAGGTCTGAATTTGAGGGAAAAACTCAACCCTTGTATGGAGAAAATGAAATCCAGCCGTTTAAAAATCGCTACAAAGGCCAGCTTTGGTTCCTGATCGATGGAGTGGGGAATTCTACCACCGGGCATTTTATGTCGCTGGTGAAAACCTGGAAACTAGGAACGATTGTAGGGGAAGAATTAGGTTCCAATCAATTTTGTTCTGCCGGACAAAAAATCCGCAGGCTCAAGAACACCAAAATGCTCGTTTTTATAGCTGATAATACGCATGAATCAACCGCCACAACGCTTCCAGATGAAACAGGGATTTTGCCCGATTACCAGATTAGTCAAAGCATGGAAGATTATTTTGAAAGAAGAGATGTGGTGAAGGAATATGCTTTGGAATTGATTAGGAAGAAATAA
- the lon gene encoding endopeptidase La — MKDSFDNSTLIVSSGVEEDAEFLPLMSQDDEDNMNKEVFPEDLPILPLRNNVLFPGVMIPITIGRDKSLKLLQDANSGKKIIGVVAQIDQDEESPEFNDLHKIGTVAQIVRLLKMPDGSSTVIIQGKRRFEIVEPNQTEPYMRAKVKFLSEVLPEKDDHEMDLLFRNVKELALQIIKDSPNIPSEAAFAIGNIESPTFMVNFISSNMNADVKKKQELLEELDFKARARLVVEHLTLESQLLEMRNEIQSKVRLDMDRQQREYFLHQQIRTIQDELGDNPQEQDVRDLEERASKKLWTKEVSKLFYKELSKLQRMNPQGAEYTVQLNYLDTLLDLPWNEYSIDNLDLKRAAKILERDHFGLEKVKERILEYLAVLKLKGDMKSPILCFYGPPGVGKTSLGKSVAEALGRKYVRMSLGGVHDEAEIRGHRKTYIGAMPGRVIQHLKKAGSANPVFVLDEIDKLGRSNHGDPSSALLEVLDPEQNSSFYDNYVETEFDLSKVMFIATANNLSSVQGPLLDRMEIIEVNGYTIEEKIEIAKKHLLPKQLEAHGITKKQLVVDRKTLERIVENYTNESGVRGLDKKLAKLARHRAKQVALEEKFDEKIDVEELTTILGAGRERTKYDNNDVPGVVTGLAWTSVGGDILFIESSLTKGKGKLTLTGNLGDVMKESAVIALEFLKAHSDWLDLEQELFDEKNVHIHVPEGATPKDGPSAGITMLTSLASSFSGRKVKKNLAMTGEITLRGEVLPVGGIKEKILAAKRANIKEIILCERNRKDVEEITADYVKGLKFHYVKKMREVIDLALEKKEK, encoded by the coding sequence ATGAAAGATTCATTCGATAATAGCACATTAATAGTCTCGTCAGGAGTTGAAGAAGATGCGGAGTTTTTGCCGTTGATGTCTCAAGACGATGAAGACAATATGAACAAAGAAGTCTTCCCAGAAGATTTACCGATCTTACCTTTAAGAAATAATGTTCTTTTCCCAGGAGTAATGATTCCGATTACTATAGGTCGTGATAAATCATTGAAGTTGTTGCAAGATGCAAATAGTGGGAAGAAGATTATTGGAGTTGTTGCGCAGATAGACCAAGACGAAGAAAGTCCGGAGTTCAATGATTTACATAAAATTGGAACAGTTGCACAAATTGTCCGTTTGCTGAAAATGCCTGATGGTTCTTCAACAGTCATTATTCAAGGGAAACGGCGGTTTGAAATTGTAGAACCAAATCAAACGGAGCCATATATGCGGGCAAAAGTGAAATTCTTGTCTGAAGTTCTTCCTGAAAAGGATGATCACGAGATGGATCTTTTGTTCCGAAATGTAAAAGAGTTGGCTCTTCAAATTATTAAAGACAGTCCGAATATTCCTTCTGAAGCGGCATTTGCGATTGGAAATATTGAATCGCCAACGTTTATGGTGAATTTCATTTCTTCCAACATGAATGCAGATGTGAAGAAGAAACAAGAGCTTTTGGAAGAATTGGATTTCAAAGCGCGTGCACGGTTGGTGGTAGAGCATTTAACTTTAGAATCTCAATTGCTGGAAATGCGAAACGAGATTCAATCGAAAGTGCGCTTAGACATGGATCGTCAACAACGGGAATATTTTTTGCATCAACAAATTCGTACTATTCAGGATGAATTGGGAGATAATCCACAAGAACAAGATGTGCGTGATTTGGAAGAACGTGCTTCGAAAAAATTATGGACAAAAGAAGTTTCGAAGTTGTTCTACAAAGAACTCTCGAAATTACAACGTATGAATCCGCAAGGAGCTGAATATACGGTTCAGTTGAATTACTTGGATACCTTGTTGGATTTACCTTGGAATGAATACTCAATCGATAATTTGGATTTAAAACGAGCTGCAAAAATTTTGGAGCGCGATCATTTTGGATTGGAAAAAGTCAAGGAGCGTATTTTAGAGTACTTGGCAGTTTTGAAGCTAAAAGGCGATATGAAATCACCTATTTTGTGTTTTTATGGCCCTCCTGGGGTTGGAAAAACATCTCTAGGGAAATCAGTTGCTGAGGCTTTGGGTCGTAAATATGTGCGTATGTCTTTAGGCGGAGTACATGATGAGGCCGAAATTCGCGGTCACCGAAAAACATATATTGGTGCAATGCCAGGTCGGGTGATTCAACATTTGAAAAAAGCAGGTTCGGCCAATCCAGTTTTTGTATTGGATGAAATTGATAAACTGGGAAGAAGTAATCACGGAGATCCATCTTCGGCATTATTGGAAGTTTTAGATCCGGAACAAAACAGTTCTTTTTATGATAATTATGTGGAAACGGAGTTCGACTTATCTAAAGTGATGTTTATTGCAACTGCAAATAACTTGTCTTCTGTTCAAGGTCCCTTATTAGACCGAATGGAAATTATTGAAGTCAATGGTTATACAATCGAAGAGAAAATTGAAATTGCAAAAAAACATTTGTTACCCAAACAACTCGAAGCACATGGTATTACTAAGAAACAGTTGGTTGTTGATCGTAAAACCTTAGAGAGAATAGTTGAAAATTACACCAATGAATCAGGAGTTCGCGGTTTGGACAAAAAATTAGCAAAATTGGCTCGTCACAGAGCAAAACAAGTTGCTTTGGAAGAGAAATTCGACGAAAAGATTGATGTCGAAGAATTGACAACTATTTTGGGGGCAGGTCGTGAAAGAACAAAATACGATAATAACGATGTTCCGGGTGTAGTCACTGGTTTGGCTTGGACAAGCGTTGGAGGAGATATTTTGTTTATCGAATCTTCCTTAACGAAAGGAAAAGGAAAATTGACTTTGACAGGAAATTTAGGAGATGTCATGAAAGAATCTGCTGTTATTGCTTTGGAGTTTTTGAAAGCACACAGCGATTGGTTGGATTTGGAACAAGAATTATTTGACGAAAAAAATGTACATATCCACGTTCCAGAGGGTGCAACACCTAAAGATGGTCCAAGTGCTGGTATTACTATGTTGACTTCATTAGCGAGTTCCTTTTCTGGTCGAAAAGTGAAGAAGAACTTAGCAATGACGGGTGAAATTACCTTACGTGGTGAAGTACTTCCTGTTGGAGGAATCAAAGAAAAAATCTTAGCAGCTAAGCGAGCTAATATTAAGGAAATAATCTTGTGTGAACGCAATCGGAAAGATGTTGAAGAAATCACTGCGGATTACGTGAAAGGATTAAAATTTCACTATGTTAAAAAGATGCGAGAAGTCATTGACTTGGCATTGGAGAAAAAAGAGAAATAA
- a CDS encoding fatty acid desaturase family protein, which produces MSEIGSVKWKKNDMAHFFPTLKKRVDGYFSENKIKKQGNRKLYLKATILLSVYLTPFILLLTLPFSNGMQLILWSIMGFALAGIGMSVMHDANHGAFSKNKTLNYIMGHSLNLLGGSVCNWKMQHNVLHHTYTNIADMDEDIDDKLMMRFCPHSERKGYHRFQFIYVVFFYSILTLYWVTLKDFVQFIQYRKHKAFCEEKKSNVRKFIQIISLKAVYFFIILYLPIGIIGLPLGTTIAGFIIMQAIAGFILALVFQLAHTVEGTSHPLPNEEGIIENDWAIHQLQTTANFSRKSKLVSWYVGGLNFQVEHHLFPYISHVHYPEIAHIVKETAEEFGVPYLENRTFMDAVSSHFAFLYQLGKPNPMTAQS; this is translated from the coding sequence ATGAGTGAAATTGGTTCAGTGAAATGGAAGAAAAATGACATGGCGCATTTCTTTCCTACACTAAAAAAACGCGTTGATGGTTATTTCAGTGAAAATAAAATCAAAAAGCAAGGAAATCGTAAATTGTATCTTAAAGCAACCATTCTTTTGAGCGTTTATCTCACCCCTTTCATTCTTCTTCTAACCCTTCCTTTTTCGAATGGAATGCAATTGATTTTGTGGTCTATCATGGGTTTTGCTTTAGCAGGAATTGGTATGAGTGTCATGCATGACGCCAATCACGGCGCCTTCTCTAAAAACAAAACACTGAATTATATCATGGGACATTCACTGAACTTATTGGGTGGATCTGTTTGTAATTGGAAAATGCAGCACAATGTTTTACACCATACTTATACCAATATTGCAGATATGGATGAAGACATTGACGATAAATTAATGATGCGTTTTTGCCCACATTCTGAACGCAAAGGATATCACCGTTTTCAATTCATATACGTAGTTTTCTTCTATTCTATTTTGACCTTGTATTGGGTTACTTTAAAGGATTTTGTTCAATTCATTCAATACCGCAAACACAAGGCTTTTTGTGAAGAAAAGAAAAGTAATGTCCGCAAGTTTATTCAGATTATTTCCCTAAAAGCTGTTTACTTTTTCATTATTTTATATTTACCCATTGGAATCATTGGTTTGCCTCTAGGAACAACTATTGCAGGATTCATTATCATGCAAGCAATTGCAGGATTCATACTTGCACTTGTGTTTCAATTGGCTCATACCGTTGAGGGAACAAGTCATCCACTTCCAAATGAAGAAGGAATTATTGAAAATGATTGGGCCATTCATCAATTGCAAACAACTGCCAATTTTTCACGTAAAAGCAAACTAGTTTCTTGGTATGTTGGAGGATTGAACTTTCAGGTAGAACATCATTTATTCCCTTACATTTCACACGTTCATTACCCGGAAATTGCACACATTGTAAAAGAAACCGCAGAAGAATTTGGTGTTCCTTATTTGGAAAACAGAACATTTATGGATGCCGTGAGTTCACATTTTGCATTTTTATATCAGTTAGGGAAACCTAATCCAATGACTGCGCAGTCTTAG
- a CDS encoding OmpA family protein → MRKLVPFTLLYLLFSFLGNTQGIFRLSDTMFCIGQKCRLTDIPYPLGGKHHLFMDTLISIQLDSVVLFLQQNKNVSVEIGVHTDCRGNDTMNLKLTQRHSEYVKYFLVKRCVPESQIVAKGYGETEWIISEEEINKYRKTNKAHYEKLHVINRRTELKIIGI, encoded by the coding sequence ATGAGAAAATTAGTTCCATTTACTCTGCTCTATCTTTTGTTTTCTTTTCTGGGAAATACACAAGGAATCTTCAGATTATCTGATACAATGTTTTGTATAGGGCAGAAGTGTCGATTGACAGATATTCCTTACCCATTAGGCGGAAAACATCATCTATTTATGGATACTCTGATTAGTATTCAACTCGACAGTGTTGTGCTTTTTCTGCAGCAGAATAAAAATGTTTCTGTTGAAATTGGAGTGCATACAGATTGTAGAGGGAATGATACTATGAACTTAAAATTGACACAAAGGCACTCTGAATATGTGAAATATTTTCTTGTAAAAAGATGTGTTCCTGAATCACAAATAGTAGCCAAGGGCTATGGAGAAACTGAATGGATTATTTCTGAAGAAGAAATCAATAAATACCGAAAGACCAATAAAGCTCACTACGAAAAATTGCATGTGATAAATCGCAGAACAGAATTAAAAATAATTGGGATTTAA
- the rplT gene encoding 50S ribosomal protein L20: protein MPRSVNHVASRARRKNFMKLAKGYYGRRKNVWTVAKNAIEKGLNYAYEGRKQKKRNFRSLWIMRINAGARVHGMSYSQFMGAVNKSDIELNRKVLADLAMNHPEAFKAVVDSVKK from the coding sequence ATGCCAAGATCGGTAAATCACGTTGCTTCAAGAGCTCGCAGAAAGAACTTTATGAAGTTGGCCAAAGGATACTACGGCCGTAGAAAAAATGTTTGGACAGTAGCAAAAAATGCTATTGAAAAAGGATTGAATTATGCTTACGAAGGTCGTAAGCAAAAGAAAAGAAACTTCCGCTCATTGTGGATCATGCGTATCAACGCTGGTGCTCGTGTACACGGAATGAGCTATTCTCAATTTATGGGGGCTGTAAACAAAAGCGATATCGAATTGAATCGTAAAGTTTTAGCTGACTTAGCAATGAACCACCCTGAGGCGTTCAAAGCTGTAGTTGACTCTGTGAAAAAATAA
- the rpmI gene encoding 50S ribosomal protein L35: MPKMKTTSSAKKRFTVTGSGKIKRKHAFKSHILTKKTKKQKRNLTHAGLVHQADLSNVKLMLNMK; encoded by the coding sequence ATGCCAAAAATGAAAACAACATCCAGTGCAAAGAAGAGATTCACTGTAACTGGGTCTGGTAAAATCAAGAGAAAACACGCTTTCAAAAGCCACATTCTTACGAAAAAAACCAAGAAGCAAAAACGTAATTTAACGCACGCAGGTTTGGTTCACCAAGCTGATTTGTCGAACGTTAAATTAATGTTGAACATGAAATAA
- the infC gene encoding translation initiation factor IF-3 produces the protein MRKDSRKPVRKEDNDQHKINAKITAREIRLVVEGEEPQVLTLSAALQLAEEQDMDLVEISPNAVPPVCKIMDYRKFLYNQKRKQKELKAKQSKVILKEIRFGPNTDDHDFQFKLTHARKFLEEGSKVKAYVFFRGRTIVFKDRGEILLLKFVQELADLGTLEQMPKLEGKRMIVMINPKKK, from the coding sequence ATGAGAAAAGACAGTAGAAAACCAGTAAGAAAAGAAGACAACGACCAACACAAAATAAACGCTAAGATCACAGCTCGTGAGATTCGTTTAGTTGTAGAGGGAGAAGAACCACAAGTTTTAACTTTGTCAGCAGCTTTGCAATTAGCTGAAGAACAAGACATGGATTTGGTGGAAATCTCTCCGAATGCCGTTCCTCCGGTTTGTAAGATTATGGATTACCGTAAATTCTTATACAACCAAAAAAGAAAACAAAAGGAATTAAAAGCGAAGCAAAGTAAAGTTATTTTGAAAGAAATTCGTTTTGGTCCGAATACAGATGATCATGATTTTCAATTTAAATTGACACATGCTCGTAAGTTCTTGGAAGAAGGTTCAAAAGTGAAAGCGTATGTGTTTTTCCGCGGTAGAACAATTGTCTTCAAGGATAGAGGTGAAATTCTATTGTTGAAATTTGTTCAAGAATTAGCCGATTTGGGAACATTGGAACAAATGCCAAAACTAGAAGGGAAGAGAATGATTGTAATGATCAACCCTAAAAAGAAGTAA